The Paraburkholderia hospita region GGCGTCGCGGGTCCGGCGGACAGGAGCCTGCGCGTCGAGCAAGGCCTGCACATAGGCGAGACCTTCGGCCAGCACGTCGTCGGTTTCGCCGACGAGGTCGACGAGGCCAAGCGCGTGAGCCTCTTTTGCGCCGACATGACGGCCGCTCAACATCAGATCCAGCGCGGCCTTCGCGCCGACAAGACGTGGCGCACGCTGCGTGCCGCCTGCGCCCGGCAGCAAGCCGAGCGTCACCTCGGGCAAGCCGAGTCTGGCAGCGCCGAGCGCGATCCGGAAATGCGCAGCGAGTGCGACCTCGAGGCCGCCGCCGAGTGCTGCGCCGTGAATGGCCGCTACAACCGGCTTGCGGCATGCTTCAATCGTGTTGCAAACCTCGGGCAGCGACGGCGGTAGCGGCGGCTTGCCGAACTCCCGGATATCCGCGCCACCAATGAAGTTGCGGCCCGCGCCAACCAGCAACACGGCGTCGACGTCCGGATCTTTTTCGGCGGCCTGGATAGCGTCGCGTAGTTGGCGCCGCACGTTCGCGCCAAGCGCGTTGACGGGTGGGTTATCGACGGTTACGACGAGAATGCGGTTGCACAGCTCACGCCTGACAGCGTGTCCGGTCTGTTCGGGTGTCATTGCCCGCGTCTCCATGTATTTCGTGTGGGTTGATTGTTAAATGCCGGAGACGCGTTGACAATCTAACTGGCAGTTGACGAACTGTTAACTGAAAATTGACAGTGACCGCGACAACGTCCTGCGGGGCGAGATGATTCGCCACTGAAGTTCGATGCCGGGCTAGCGGGTTTGTAGGACGGAGATAGCCTGAGCGTGGTGCGGAGCGGAAACGCCCGCCCTAGTTCCAGGCTTGCGCGAGCAACAGAATTTCGGCTCGCAGGTAGTCGATCAGGGCTTGCGTCGCCGGCGACGGATAGCGGTTCGGAAGGGTCACGATATACAACGTGTTCTGCAAGCCGGCCACACGGAAATCCGGCAGGATCCGCAGCAATCCACGGCTCATCGGCGCGTGCGGCACATAGGCCGGCAACAGCCCGATGCCCATGCCCTGGCACACCGCCTCGGTCAGAAACGGATAGTCCGAAGACTGCAGCGCAGGCTGAATCGCGATCACGTGGACGTCCGACTCGTCCTGTCGATGCGTGAGCGTCATCGTGACCCGCCGTGCCGGATAGGGCGACGCGACCAGCGTCTGCTTTTCGAGGTCGCCGGGGCAATTGATTGGACCGTGCTTTTCGACGTACTCAGCCGACGCATACAGGTTCCAGTCAATCGAGCAGATGTTGCGCGCCACGTAATCCAGCGGCGGCGTCGCCGTGATCCTCAACGCGACGTCGACTTCAGCGGCGATCAGGTCTTCGATCCGGTTATTGAACGTGACGTTGAGCGAAATGCCCGGATGCATGCGTGCGAACTCGAGCAGTCTTTCGCCGAGAAACATTCTGCCGAAGCCGGTCGGCACGCTGATGCGGACACGGCCGCTCAAGGTGTGCCCGAGGCTGTCAATCGATGCGCGAGCCGTGCGCAGGTCTTCCAGCATGCGCTGGCCGCAGTCGTATAGCGTGTGTCCCGCTTGCGTCAGTTCGAGGCTTCGGGTCGAGCGGCGCAGCAATTGCGCGCCCGTTTCGCGTTCCAGCAGCTTGAGCCGCTGGCTGATGTTTGCGCGCGTCATGCCGAGCTTGCGCGCGGCGGCG contains the following coding sequences:
- a CDS encoding LysR family transcriptional regulator; the encoded protein is MDLNLIGLFVEIVESRSLSAAARKLGMTRANISQRLKLLERETGAQLLRRSTRSLELTQAGHTLYDCGQRMLEDLRTARASIDSLGHTLSGRVRISVPTGFGRMFLGERLLEFARMHPGISLNVTFNNRIEDLIAAEVDVALRITATPPLDYVARNICSIDWNLYASAEYVEKHGPINCPGDLEKQTLVASPYPARRVTMTLTHRQDESDVHVIAIQPALQSSDYPFLTEAVCQGMGIGLLPAYVPHAPMSRGLLRILPDFRVAGLQNTLYIVTLPNRYPSPATQALIDYLRAEILLLAQAWN